The Pirellulales bacterium genome contains a region encoding:
- a CDS encoding DUF1552 domain-containing protein produces MSHRKKSGNLVSRRRFLRGCGATLTLPWLESLARAAEIPGPQASSADQPPTRFACIFFSNGVEPAHWWAQGEGAAMQVGPGLEPMRPHCQDMVFLRGLYNAQAAAHKSAHLGRSPNLLSGAWVSTDQNEIRVGRSFDQVLAQTIGKQTAVPSLVLGIEPTELRLEDGLSMLYGSNISWATDTKPGTKEIYPARVFDLLVGGGQGRESDRSVLDEVLADAHDLKRRVSRSDGHKLDEYLESVRSIETRIARAGEEGRLEGWRPTLTRANMARPDGPLPQDIPVHIRLMLDLIVLAFQMDKTRIATCMLNNDLSQMNFGFLEGVRGSLHLDLTHNGRDPELEAMYLKTNQFHIAQFAYLVERLKAIDEGEYTLLDNSVLLCCSNLFDGDKHQADQMPMILAGRAGGRLQTGRVLDYLDAGDENRRACGLYLSLMELMGAPQTRFGDAERPLARL; encoded by the coding sequence ATGAGCCACCGCAAGAAAAGCGGCAACCTTGTATCGCGGCGGCGATTTTTGCGCGGCTGCGGCGCGACGCTGACACTCCCTTGGTTGGAGTCGCTGGCTCGGGCGGCTGAGATCCCGGGACCGCAGGCAAGTTCGGCCGACCAACCGCCGACGCGCTTCGCTTGCATCTTCTTCTCCAACGGCGTCGAGCCGGCCCACTGGTGGGCGCAAGGCGAAGGCGCCGCGATGCAGGTCGGACCGGGCCTCGAGCCGATGCGGCCCCACTGCCAAGACATGGTATTCCTGCGCGGTCTTTACAACGCGCAGGCGGCGGCACACAAAAGCGCGCATCTCGGGCGATCGCCCAATCTGCTTTCCGGCGCCTGGGTAAGCACCGATCAAAACGAGATTCGCGTCGGCCGCTCGTTCGATCAGGTGCTGGCTCAGACCATCGGCAAACAAACGGCCGTCCCCAGCCTGGTTCTGGGCATCGAGCCGACCGAGCTGCGGCTGGAAGATGGACTGTCCATGCTTTATGGGTCGAACATCTCCTGGGCGACCGACACGAAGCCGGGGACCAAGGAGATCTACCCCGCCCGAGTTTTTGACTTGCTTGTCGGCGGCGGCCAAGGGCGGGAATCGGACCGCAGCGTGCTGGATGAGGTGTTGGCCGACGCCCATGACCTGAAGCGCCGCGTCAGCCGCTCCGACGGCCACAAGCTCGACGAATATCTGGAGTCGGTCCGCAGCATCGAGACCCGCATCGCCCGCGCCGGCGAAGAGGGCCGCTTGGAAGGCTGGCGGCCGACGTTGACCAGGGCCAACATGGCGCGTCCCGACGGTCCGTTGCCGCAGGACATACCGGTCCATATTCGGCTCATGCTGGATCTGATCGTGCTGGCGTTTCAGATGGACAAGACGCGCATCGCCACCTGCATGCTGAACAACGATCTATCGCAGATGAACTTCGGCTTTCTGGAAGGCGTACGCGGCAGCCTGCATCTCGACCTGACGCACAACGGCCGCGACCCCGAGCTGGAAGCGATGTACCTGAAGACCAACCAGTTCCACATCGCCCAGTTCGCTTATCTGGTCGAGCGCCTGAAAGCGATCGACGAAGGCGAGTACACGCTGTTGGACAATTCCGTGCTGTTGTGCTGTTCCAATTTGTTCGACGGCGACAAACATCAGGCCGACCAGATGCCGATGATTCTGGCCGGCCGCGCCGGCGGACGCCTGCAGACGGGACGTGTGCTCGACTATCTCGATGCCGGCGACGAAAACCGCCGCGCGTGCGGCCTTTATCTTTCGCTGATGGAACTGATGGGCGCGCCCCAGACACGTTTCGGCGACGCCGAGCGGCCCCTCGCCCGGCTCTGA
- a CDS encoding DUF1592 domain-containing protein has protein sequence MNAYIERHAGDPGKIVVRQLTSAEYAYSIEDLTGLDLIDEHDFVNDAVGGAGFTNAGDVQFIDDATLERYLESAKKTAAHAVIGAGPLQFDVDRGKTGRELSAIRRIQQTYRSHGFRTAAGEGGKPFGLHLYPKAFYVAWRFRYRQALGQTGATLADLARAEGLEPRFAEYIHSLLTAPALRFPTSEIVERWRKLPEPGAVSMQAVREACHEIYDRLRYWQHLLAVESSDEEEAAVLTDGAVELSNESSFKARLDWPEGADRATLELAVLPVAKAQAKPLVVWRHPRMRFRRDRKWMEYQPLRAVLSSESADKLQFGHHPADAEIDADDFVLGDTEKLVLAFPVPAGAKSGQLVVDVMLDVMHGDEGVVRCTVSDGVNPGETVAATGTYSVLLADPNGPTYRRLKPGIEEFARTLPEVSHREPAPSDRDPIPAPFDRTYNSAERNHFHAKIKYHRDDRFLVAYLLDDADRVRLDQAWADLLTSFDYHDEFYRVVARKFDLPDDRRMADIDAAWIATLPDGPRTYVERLYNDYLAGHRALAAAEPGHVEQALELAERAWRRPLSAAEQDRLRGFYARLRDNHVEHVEAMRLLLARILVAPAFLYRTEAPPPSPTPAPLSDWELAGRLSYFLWSSVPDEPLRRAAAAGRLHGPERLATEVRRLLRGPKASRFATEFFGQWFGFYRFDRHRGVDGARFTEFTEALKQAMYDEAISFFTHIVRQDRPVDEILFADYTFADAQLARHYGLPAVESRESVKFEGTGQYHRGGLLRLGAVLTVTSAPLRTSPVKRGDWVLRRVLGTPVPPPPADAGSIAADDVQPDGRTLRERLQAHRRETSCVNCHSRMDPLGFALEQYDSIGRWRERYRDDQPIDTSGVLNDGAEISGVSGLLDYLHAHRSQFHQVLVTRLLGYALGRPELASDRPLLDELAGELDRGGSLSDLVVRIVSTRQFRYRRASGPSPETEPPETEPPETESPETGEQP, from the coding sequence TTGAATGCCTACATCGAACGACACGCGGGCGATCCTGGAAAGATCGTCGTCAGGCAACTGACCAGCGCCGAGTATGCTTACTCCATCGAGGACCTGACCGGTCTCGATCTGATCGACGAGCATGATTTCGTCAACGACGCCGTCGGCGGCGCCGGCTTCACCAATGCGGGCGACGTGCAATTCATCGACGATGCGACACTCGAACGCTATCTCGAATCCGCCAAGAAAACGGCTGCTCACGCCGTGATCGGAGCGGGTCCGCTGCAGTTCGACGTCGACCGTGGCAAGACCGGGCGAGAACTGTCGGCCATCCGCCGCATCCAACAGACTTATCGCTCGCACGGTTTCCGCACCGCGGCCGGCGAAGGCGGCAAACCGTTCGGGCTGCACCTGTACCCCAAGGCGTTTTATGTCGCCTGGAGGTTCCGCTATCGCCAGGCATTGGGGCAGACCGGGGCCACGCTCGCCGACCTCGCTCGCGCAGAGGGGCTGGAGCCGCGCTTCGCGGAATACATCCATTCGCTCTTGACCGCGCCTGCGCTTCGTTTTCCAACCAGCGAAATCGTCGAGCGCTGGCGGAAGCTGCCCGAGCCAGGCGCTGTGTCGATGCAGGCGGTGCGCGAGGCCTGCCATGAGATTTACGATCGTCTGCGCTATTGGCAGCACTTGTTGGCCGTGGAATCGTCCGACGAAGAAGAGGCCGCGGTTCTGACCGACGGAGCGGTGGAACTTTCGAACGAGAGTTCGTTCAAGGCCCGTTTGGATTGGCCCGAGGGAGCCGATCGCGCCACGCTCGAGCTGGCCGTCCTGCCCGTGGCCAAGGCGCAAGCCAAACCGCTTGTGGTCTGGCGCCATCCGCGGATGCGGTTCCGCCGCGACCGCAAATGGATGGAATATCAACCTCTGCGCGCGGTTCTGTCGAGTGAGAGTGCCGACAAGTTGCAGTTCGGGCATCATCCGGCGGACGCCGAAATCGACGCTGACGATTTCGTGCTGGGAGATACCGAAAAGCTCGTGCTCGCCTTTCCCGTGCCGGCCGGCGCCAAGAGCGGTCAGCTCGTCGTCGACGTGATGCTGGATGTGATGCACGGCGACGAAGGCGTGGTCCGCTGCACCGTCTCGGACGGAGTCAATCCCGGCGAGACCGTCGCGGCGACCGGCACCTACTCGGTGCTGCTGGCCGATCCCAACGGCCCCACCTACCGCCGGCTGAAGCCCGGCATCGAGGAGTTTGCGCGCACGCTGCCGGAGGTTTCGCATCGCGAGCCGGCCCCGTCCGACCGCGATCCGATCCCCGCGCCGTTCGACCGCACCTACAATTCGGCCGAGCGCAACCATTTTCACGCCAAGATCAAATATCATCGCGACGACCGGTTTCTGGTCGCCTATCTGCTCGACGACGCGGACCGCGTACGACTGGACCAGGCCTGGGCTGACCTGCTGACCTCCTTTGATTACCACGATGAGTTCTATCGCGTGGTCGCGCGGAAGTTCGATTTGCCCGACGATCGCCGCATGGCCGACATCGACGCGGCCTGGATTGCCACTTTGCCCGATGGGCCGCGGACGTATGTCGAACGGTTGTACAACGATTACCTCGCGGGCCATCGTGCGTTGGCGGCGGCGGAGCCGGGGCACGTCGAGCAGGCTCTGGAGTTGGCCGAACGGGCCTGGCGGCGCCCGTTGAGCGCGGCGGAGCAGGACCGACTGCGCGGCTTCTATGCGCGCCTGCGCGACAATCATGTCGAACATGTTGAAGCCATGCGGTTGCTGTTGGCGCGGATACTCGTGGCGCCGGCCTTTCTTTACCGGACAGAAGCTCCGCCGCCGTCGCCGACGCCTGCGCCGCTCTCCGACTGGGAGCTGGCCGGCCGGCTGAGTTATTTTCTTTGGTCATCGGTCCCCGATGAGCCGCTTCGCCGTGCCGCCGCGGCAGGCCGGCTGCACGGTCCCGAAAGGCTGGCCACCGAGGTCCGGCGCTTGCTGCGCGGTCCGAAAGCCAGCCGCTTCGCCACGGAATTCTTCGGCCAGTGGTTCGGCTTCTATCGCTTCGACCGGCATCGCGGCGTCGACGGCGCGCGGTTCACCGAGTTCACCGAGGCGCTCAAGCAGGCGATGTACGACGAAGCGATTTCGTTTTTCACTCACATCGTGCGCCAGGACCGTCCGGTCGACGAAATCCTGTTCGCCGATTACACGTTCGCCGACGCTCAGCTCGCTCGGCACTACGGGCTGCCGGCGGTCGAGTCGCGCGAGTCGGTGAAATTCGAAGGAACCGGCCAGTATCATCGCGGCGGACTGTTGCGATTGGGGGCCGTTTTGACGGTCACGTCCGCGCCGTTGCGGACCAGCCCCGTGAAGCGGGGCGATTGGGTGCTGCGGCGCGTGTTGGGCACTCCGGTCCCTCCGCCCCCGGCCGACGCCGGTTCGATTGCGGCCGACGACGTTCAGCCCGACGGCCGGACGTTGCGCGAACGCCTGCAAGCCCATCGCCGCGAGACCAGTTGCGTGAACTGCCATTCGCGCATGGATCCGCTCGGCTTCGCCCTGGAGCAATACGACTCCATCGGCCGCTGGCGCGAGCGCTACCGCGACGATCAGCCGATCGATACCAGCGGCGTACTCAACGACGGCGCCGAGATTTCGGGCGTCAGCGGATTGCTTGACTATCTGCACGCGCACCGATCACAATTTCATCAGGTGCTTGTCACGCGGCTTCTGGGCTATGCCTTGGGCCGTCCGGAGTTGGCGTCCGACCGGCCGCTGCTGGACGAATTGGCCGGCGAGCTTGACCGCGGCGGCAGCCTCTCCGACCTGGTGGTGCGGATTGTGTCGACCCGGCAGTTCCGCTATCGCCGAGCAAGCGGCCCGTCGCCCGAAACAGAGCCGCCCGAAACAGAGCCGCCCGAAACCGAGTCGCCGGAAACAGGAGAGCAACCATGA